TCTTAGAAGGTCAACCAGTTGATGAATACGTGGATTTACTGGTTAGGGAAATGAAATTAACAATGGAACAACAAGGAGAAACCGAAATCGAAACGATTTATGTTGGTGGTGGGACTCCAACAACATTAAATGAAAAACAATTAGATCGTTTATTAATTGGAATCAAGGAAAATTTACCTTTTAAAATTGGGAATGAATTTACTTTTGAAGCGAATCCTGGTGATTTGTCAGTTGAAAAATTACAAGTTTTACATGACCATGGAGTCAATCGTTTAAGTATGGGCGTTCAATCATTCAATGATGACTTACTAAAAAAGATTGGACGAATCCACCGTGTTTCCGATGTCTATCAATCTATTAGTAACGCCAGACAAGTCGGTTTTGAAAACATCAGCATTGACCTTATTTATCGCTTACCAGGTCAAACTGAGGCTGATTTTGAATCAAGTTTAAAAAAAGCTTTAGAGCTAGATTTACCTCATTATTCTACCTATTCGTTAATTTTAGAGAACAAGACGATTTTTTATAATATAATGCGGCAAGGGAAGCTGCCTTTACCGACGGAAGATGCTGAGGCTAATATGTATCAAATGGCTATTGATCAAATGGCGGACAAAGGGCGTAAGCAATACGAAATTAGTAACTATGCTTTACCAGGTTATGAGTCTAAACATAACTTGATTTATTGGAAAAATGAAAAATATTATGGTTTTGGTGCTGGTGCTCATGGCTATTTAGGTGGACATCGTTACCAAAATAATGGTCCAATCCAACAATATTTAAAACCTTTAAGAGAGCATAAATTGCCAGTTTTAAGAAACCAAAAATTATCACTTGAGGAAAAAATAGAAGAAGAATTATTCTTAGGTTTGCGCAAGTTGCAAGGTGTGAGCATTGAACACTTTTTCGACAAATTTCAAGTTTCTGTTTTTGATATCTATCAAGAAACGATTGAGGAATTAGTTGAAGCTGGTTTGTTAGAAGTCAGCCAACAGTGGTTACGTTTAACTCCTAGAGGGAAATTTCTAGGCAACGAAGTTTTTCAAGCGTTCTTATTGAGCGATGGAAAAAATAAATAAATGAGGAAAGGATGATTATATTGACAAGAGAGAGCCATGAGTTTTACTTAAAACGGTGTATTGAACTATCACAAAGTGCAAGAGACAATGGAAATACCCCTTTTGGAGCATTGTTAGTGGATGCAGAAGGAAGCATTTTGCTTGAACAAGAAAACATTGAGATCACAGAACATATTTGTACTGGGCACGCAGAAACGTCTTTAGCAGCCCGTGCATCACAAAAATATGATAAAGACTTTTTATGGGAATGTACCTTATACACAACAGCTGAACCATGTGCAATGTGTACAGGAGCTATTTACTGGGGGAACATTGGAACTATTGTTTTTGCCATGACTGAAAAGCGTCTTTTAGAGCTAACAGGCGATAATGATCAAAACCCAACATTTAATTTACCTAGTAGTGAAATTATTGCTCGTGGTCAAAAAGATATCCAAATTATTGGACCTTTTCCAAGTGTTGAAATGGAAGCTGCCGCTGTTCATGAAGGATACTGGGATTAAGTAATTAACTGATAAAAAGAGTTGAGGCAATTGTCTCAACTCTTTTTATTTTGCATAAAATATATTAATATACATAAAAAAGCTGTATATAGTGTTTTAAATACAAATAATTGTATAAAAATCCGTTTTTAATCTTGTTTTAATTTTTCTTTAATGTTATGATACAACCAGATTAACTTTAAGGAAATGTAGAAAAGGGGAGAACAAGGATGACAAAGGAAAAAATTGTATTAGCTTATTCTGGCGGATTAGATACCTCAGTGGCCATCAAATGGTTACTAGAAGAAGGTTATGATGTAATAGCATGTTGTTTAGATGTCGGTGAAAGAAAAAATCTTGATTTTATTAAAGAAAAAGCTTTAACGATGGGAGCATCCGCTTCATATACCATTGATGCTAAAGAAGAATTTGCCAATGATTTTGCTTTAATCGCTCTACAAGCTCATGCTTATTATGAAGGGAAATACCCATTGATTTCTGCTCTTTCTCGTCCTTTGATTGCGAAAAAATTAGTGGAAGTCGCAGAAAAAGAAGGGGCAACAGCTATTGCCCATGGTTGTACTGGCAAAGGAAATGACCAAGTACGTTTTGAAGTTTCCATTCATTCTCTGGCTCCATCGATGAAAGTTATTGCCCCTGTCCGTGAATGGAAATGGTCACGGGAAGAAGAAATTGCTTATGCTCAAAAACATGAGATACCAGTTCCAATTGATTTAGATAATCCCTTTTCAATTGATCAAAATCTATGGGGGAGAAGTAATGAATGTGGTATTTTAGAAAACCCGTGGATTGCACCACCAGAAGTTGCGTATGAATTAACGAATAGTTTAGAAACAACACCTGATACACCTGATACAATTGAAATCGAATTTATAGCTGGCGTTCCGGTGGCTTTGAACGGAGTATCTTTGTCATTATCTGAATTAAT
This Carnobacterium maltaromaticum DSM 20342 DNA region includes the following protein-coding sequences:
- a CDS encoding argininosuccinate synthase — its product is MTKEKIVLAYSGGLDTSVAIKWLLEEGYDVIACCLDVGERKNLDFIKEKALTMGASASYTIDAKEEFANDFALIALQAHAYYEGKYPLISALSRPLIAKKLVEVAEKEGATAIAHGCTGKGNDQVRFEVSIHSLAPSMKVIAPVREWKWSREEEIAYAQKHEIPVPIDLDNPFSIDQNLWGRSNECGILENPWIAPPEVAYELTNSLETTPDTPDTIEIEFIAGVPVALNGVSLSLSELIIQLNTLAGKHGIGRIDHIENRLVGIKSREVYEAPGAVTLITAHKELEDLTFVRDIAHFKPLIEQKITEMIYNGLWFNPLTEALVAFLKTTQQYVNGIVRVKLFKGHAIVEGRKSPNSLYDEELATYTSADTFDQEAAVGFIKLWGLPTQVSAEVLKK
- the hemW gene encoding radical SAM family heme chaperone HemW encodes the protein MTAAYIHIPFCEHICFYCDFNKVFLEGQPVDEYVDLLVREMKLTMEQQGETEIETIYVGGGTPTTLNEKQLDRLLIGIKENLPFKIGNEFTFEANPGDLSVEKLQVLHDHGVNRLSMGVQSFNDDLLKKIGRIHRVSDVYQSISNARQVGFENISIDLIYRLPGQTEADFESSLKKALELDLPHYSTYSLILENKTIFYNIMRQGKLPLPTEDAEANMYQMAIDQMADKGRKQYEISNYALPGYESKHNLIYWKNEKYYGFGAGAHGYLGGHRYQNNGPIQQYLKPLREHKLPVLRNQKLSLEEKIEEELFLGLRKLQGVSIEHFFDKFQVSVFDIYQETIEELVEAGLLEVSQQWLRLTPRGKFLGNEVFQAFLLSDGKNK
- a CDS encoding nucleoside deaminase — its product is MIILTRESHEFYLKRCIELSQSARDNGNTPFGALLVDAEGSILLEQENIEITEHICTGHAETSLAARASQKYDKDFLWECTLYTTAEPCAMCTGAIYWGNIGTIVFAMTEKRLLELTGDNDQNPTFNLPSSEIIARGQKDIQIIGPFPSVEMEAAAVHEGYWD